A part of Crassostrea angulata isolate pt1a10 chromosome 5, ASM2561291v2, whole genome shotgun sequence genomic DNA contains:
- the LOC128185939 gene encoding serine protease inhibitor Cvsi-1-like, which translates to MVSYNPLGLNRTLIPLQNSEFCQTVTMKSVVLGALAIFAVSVYAEYCRDGRDCSITICPSNSSHIACHGGRCTCDAFTPCSDITDCLNLGRCRDHDRHYHCLDSECTCLKDEDIPH; encoded by the exons ATGGTATCTTATAATCCCCTGGGACTGAACAGGACTCTTATTCCGTTACAAAATAGTGAATTCTGTCAAACTGTTACCATGAAGTCGGTGGTCTTGGGAGCTCTCGCCATTTTTGCTG TCAGTGTGTACGCCGAGTACTGTAGAGACGGACGGGACTGTTCTATCACTATCTGTCCCTCCAACTCGTCACACATTGCCTGTCACGGAGGAAGATGTACCTGTGATGCCTTCACGC CATGCTCTGACATCACGGACTGTTTGAACCTCGGGCGCTGCAGAGACCACGACCGTCACTACCACTGCCTGGACAGCGAGTGCACGTGCCTGAAAGATGAGGACATTCCACACTAA
- the LOC128185766 gene encoding serine protease inhibitor Cvsi-2-like: protein MRTAVIVCAVLAFAYVLAERCNTVDECADTMCGVNASHIECDHHYCTCVADAMTCSDRSDCMMMGRCAKRDEEFHCIDGACKCMKMH from the exons atgaGGACTGCCGTAATTGTGTGTGCTGTACTTGCCTTTG CGTATGTACTGGCCGAGCGATGTAACACGGTAGATGAGTGCGCGGACACGATGTGTGGGGTCAACGCTTCACACATAGAATGTGACCACCATTACTGCACGTGCGTCGCTGACGCCATGA CTTGTAGCGACAGAAGCGACTGCATGATGATGGGGAGATGCGCCAAGCGTGACGAGGAGTTCCACTGTATTGACGGGGCCTGCAAGTGTATGAAGATGCACTGA